A window of Apium graveolens cultivar Ventura chromosome 8, ASM990537v1, whole genome shotgun sequence contains these coding sequences:
- the LOC141680038 gene encoding major allergen Mal d 1-like, translating into MEQANVELVTKKPVWSQSSKMAQVEADGANHNSLDDELTFPVAPARIFKASIVDSKNLIPKLLPHAIKSIELLKGDGGAGSIKQINFVEGSKIRYLKHQIDDLNEENYVYNYTLIEGEGMMDKIDKISYEQRPDGDVVECVLSHLQPAFDHPYSKGRSHWSHLRGQNIMNE; encoded by the exons ATGGAGCAAGCGAATGTGGAGTTGGTAACAAAGAAGCCAGTGTGGTCTCAGTCTTCTAAGATGGCGCAGGTGGAGGCAGATGGCGCT AATCATAATTCCCTCGATG ATGAGCTCACATTTCCGGTTGCTCCAGCGAGAATATTCAAGGCTTCAATAGTTGACTCCAAAAATTTAATTCCAAAACTATTACCACATGCTATTAAGAGTATTGAACTCCTGAAAGGAGATGGGGGAGCAGGAAGCATTAAACAGATCAACTTTGTGGAAG GAAGCAAAATTAGGTACTTAAAGCACCAGATCGACGACCTCAATGAAGAAAATTATGTGTATAACTACACTTTGATTGAAGGAGAGGGAATGATGGACAAGATTGACAAAATATCGTACGAG CAGAGACCTGATGGAGATGTTGTAGAGTGTGTTTTATCTCACCTTCAACCAGCTTTTGATCACCCCTACTCAAAGGGCAGAAGCCATTG GAGCCACCTGAGAGGCCAAAACATAATGAATGAATAG